The following proteins come from a genomic window of candidate division KSB1 bacterium:
- a CDS encoding carbohydrate ABC transporter permease, which yields MKLRDPWSSASCRARRRWTRGLIYAALILGSVVMLVPFYWMLVSSVMTESEVLSYPPVWIPKAWRWRNYLDAWRALPFTTFLRNTIVLTVGRMIPLLFSCSLVGFAFARLRARGKDFLFLLMLATMMLPSQVTMIPLYIGFAKIGWVNTFKPLIVPSFFGMPFYIFMMRQFFMTIPIELDESARIDGASTLTIFLRIILPLSKPALAAMAIFVFMWSWNDFFLPLVYLHKTEMYPLALGLQLFRSYGEYLTRWEYIMAGSVAMALPPLAVFFLSQRYFVQGVTLTGMKE from the coding sequence GTGAAGCTTCGGGATCCCTGGTCCAGTGCAAGTTGCCGCGCCAGACGGAGATGGACGCGCGGCCTCATCTACGCCGCTCTGATTCTCGGATCTGTGGTCATGTTGGTGCCGTTTTACTGGATGCTTGTCAGCTCCGTGATGACCGAAAGCGAGGTTCTCAGTTATCCACCGGTGTGGATCCCGAAAGCCTGGCGTTGGCGGAATTATCTGGACGCCTGGCGCGCCCTTCCGTTCACGACCTTCCTTCGCAACACGATCGTGCTCACCGTGGGCCGAATGATCCCGCTACTGTTTTCCTGCTCGCTGGTAGGCTTTGCTTTTGCACGCCTGCGGGCGCGCGGCAAGGACTTTCTGTTCCTGCTCATGCTGGCGACCATGATGCTTCCGTCGCAGGTGACCATGATTCCGCTGTACATCGGATTTGCGAAGATCGGATGGGTGAACACGTTCAAGCCCCTGATCGTCCCCTCGTTCTTCGGAATGCCCTTCTACATCTTCATGATGCGCCAATTCTTCATGACGATCCCCATCGAGCTCGACGAATCGGCTCGGATAGACGGAGCCTCCACGCTCACCATCTTTCTGAGAATCATCCTCCCGTTGTCGAAGCCGGCCTTGGCGGCCATGGCCATCTTCGTCTTCATGTGGTCGTGGAATGACTTCTTCTTGCCCCTGGTCTACCTACACAAGACCGAGATGTATCCCCTTGCGCTGGGCTTACAGCTGTTCCGCTCGTACGGCGAGTATCTGACCCGGTGGGAATACATCATGGCGGGGTCGGTGGCTATGGCTCTGCCGCCGCTCGCTGTCTTTTTCCTGAGCCAGCGCTACTTCGTCCAAGGGGTTACTCTGACGGGAATGAAGGAGTAG
- a CDS encoding nucleotidyltransferase family protein codes for MKAVVLVAGYATRLYPLTKDRPKSLLPIGNRTVLDFTFDRLATVEGLDTVFLVTNSRFYEPFARWWEERMGARPWPWRHLEIVDDGTWDNESRLGAIGDLQFALERYSIRDDLLVTAGDNIFPFAFSEPVRYFETVGFDVITVYELHDRERLRRTGVAQVDATGRVLSFQEKPAEPASNLATPPFYLLKAETLPYVARYLEEGNSRDAPGHLIAWLCARRPVYAWRFEGEVLDIGHLESYRRACQMLRGAAPFG; via the coding sequence GTGAAGGCGGTTGTTCTTGTAGCCGGGTACGCAACCCGCCTGTACCCCCTCACCAAAGATCGTCCGAAATCGCTGTTGCCCATCGGCAACCGCACGGTACTGGACTTCACCTTCGATCGCCTGGCCACGGTCGAAGGGCTGGACACGGTGTTTCTCGTCACCAACAGCCGATTCTACGAGCCGTTCGCCCGCTGGTGGGAGGAGCGAATGGGCGCTCGGCCCTGGCCTTGGCGCCACCTCGAGATTGTGGACGACGGTACGTGGGACAATGAGTCGCGGTTGGGTGCCATAGGCGACTTGCAGTTTGCGCTGGAGCGCTACAGCATCCGCGACGACCTGTTGGTGACAGCCGGCGACAACATCTTCCCGTTTGCCTTTTCGGAGCCCGTTCGCTACTTTGAAACGGTCGGTTTTGACGTGATCACCGTCTACGAGCTTCACGATCGGGAACGTCTGAGACGTACGGGTGTAGCGCAGGTCGATGCCACCGGTCGCGTCCTCTCGTTCCAGGAGAAGCCAGCCGAGCCGGCCTCAAACCTCGCTACCCCACCGTTCTATCTGTTAAAGGCAGAGACCCTTCCCTACGTTGCTCGCTACCTGGAAGAGGGGAACAGTCGGGACGCACCGGGCCATCTGATCGCGTGGCTTTGCGCACGCCGTCCGGTGTACGCCTGGCGATTCGAAGGCGAAGTGCTGGACATCGGGCATCTGGAGAGTTACCGGCGCGCCTGCCAAATGCTTCGGGGGGCTGCGCCGTTCGGATAG
- a CDS encoding TIM barrel protein, with product MAWVDLREQARRRSPEELIKHLETFELEMKFSAGVWFFSPGAGRFHDRYGEALDIPKRLEIAAKLRDYGLAAVEAHYPNEINEENLELYRQFSRDTGIRVVTIVPNLFYDRDWEFGSLSNPNPEIRRKAIERTKITLQLNRELDTDFAVVWPGIDGYENVFGIDLVAARDRFAEGLAEALDAVPGVRVAFEPKPYEPRGRILYGTTAEALLLAQKVEARLQNPRNRELLAQGHAIVAMNPEVGHMLMGYEDLAYSFSLIMEYGRLAHTHWNSQPLGNYDQDLNVGVLGVEQTEAALYVLKMYGYRGYFGIDINPERMPVEQALKNSMDALRAANDRINSLDHAKIIECTMHPERCRGWLEGYLIRKRALNPEKLPPLWTA from the coding sequence ATGGCATGGGTAGACCTCAGGGAGCAGGCAAGGAGAAGGTCCCCCGAGGAGCTGATCAAGCACCTGGAGACTTTTGAGCTGGAGATGAAGTTCTCCGCGGGCGTGTGGTTTTTCTCGCCCGGCGCCGGCCGCTTCCATGACCGTTACGGGGAGGCCCTCGATATCCCGAAGAGGCTGGAGATCGCGGCCAAGTTACGGGATTACGGGCTGGCGGCGGTGGAGGCCCACTATCCGAACGAGATCAACGAGGAGAATTTAGAGCTCTACCGGCAGTTCTCCCGCGACACGGGCATCCGCGTCGTGACCATCGTGCCGAATCTTTTCTACGACCGCGATTGGGAGTTCGGATCGCTTTCCAACCCTAATCCCGAAATCCGGCGCAAGGCCATCGAGCGCACCAAGATCACCCTGCAGCTCAACCGTGAGCTCGATACGGATTTCGCCGTGGTCTGGCCCGGGATCGACGGCTATGAGAACGTGTTCGGGATCGATCTTGTGGCAGCGCGGGATCGCTTTGCTGAAGGCCTGGCCGAAGCCCTGGATGCGGTTCCGGGGGTGCGGGTGGCCTTCGAACCCAAGCCCTACGAGCCTCGGGGGCGGATCCTTTACGGAACGACGGCGGAGGCGCTGCTCCTGGCGCAGAAGGTGGAGGCCCGCCTCCAGAACCCCCGTAACCGGGAACTCCTGGCCCAGGGGCACGCCATCGTGGCCATGAACCCGGAAGTGGGCCACATGCTGATGGGCTACGAGGATCTCGCTTACTCCTTCAGCCTGATCATGGAGTATGGTCGGCTCGCCCACACCCACTGGAACAGTCAGCCCCTTGGAAACTACGACCAAGATCTGAACGTGGGTGTGCTCGGGGTGGAGCAGACGGAAGCCGCATTGTACGTGTTGAAGATGTACGGCTACCGGGGCTATTTCGGCATCGACATCAATCCAGAGCGAATGCCGGTAGAACAGGCCCTGAAGAACAGCATGGACGCCCTGCGGGCGGCCAACGACCGCATCAACAGCCTCGACCACGCCAAGATCATCGAGTGCACGATGCATCCGGAACGCTGCCGCGGCTGGCTGGAAGGCTACCTCATCCGGAAGCGTGCTCTCAACCCGGAAAAGCTTCCGCCCCTGTGGACGGCGTGA
- a CDS encoding sugar ABC transporter permease: protein MPVCKTSVLARKEERDFLLFSSPWWIGLALFVIGPMIASVIISFTQWDIITPPKWVGLRNYLRLFRDDPLFWKSLRVTAVYTFVLVPLQLALSLAVSVLLNQKVKFLGLFRTIFYLPTVLPVVASALLWLWILNPEGILNFFVGLLGIPRQNWLTDERLALPSIMLMSLWGSFGTSMVIFLAGLQGVSPSLYDAARIDGAGSWACFRHVTLPMISPVLFFNFVMGVIGTFQVFTQGYLLTDGRPNNSTLFYVLYLYRSGFEYLKMGYASAMAWVLFVIILAVTLLILRSSSLWVYYEVQR, encoded by the coding sequence ATGCCGGTGTGCAAGACCTCTGTCCTGGCCCGAAAGGAGGAAAGGGACTTCCTTCTGTTCAGTTCCCCATGGTGGATCGGCCTCGCGCTCTTTGTGATCGGTCCAATGATCGCCTCGGTGATCATCAGCTTCACCCAGTGGGATATCATCACCCCGCCCAAATGGGTAGGATTGCGGAACTACCTTCGGCTTTTTCGGGACGACCCGCTCTTTTGGAAATCGCTGCGAGTTACGGCCGTGTACACCTTCGTGCTGGTCCCCTTGCAGCTGGCCCTGTCGCTGGCGGTTTCGGTGCTGCTGAACCAGAAGGTCAAGTTTCTGGGGCTGTTTCGGACGATCTTCTACCTGCCGACTGTCTTGCCGGTCGTGGCGAGTGCCCTCCTCTGGCTGTGGATCCTCAACCCGGAAGGGATCCTGAACTTCTTTGTGGGCCTTCTGGGCATTCCGAGGCAGAACTGGCTTACGGATGAGCGCCTGGCCCTTCCTTCGATCATGCTGATGAGCCTGTGGGGTTCCTTCGGGACGAGCATGGTGATTTTCCTGGCCGGGCTTCAGGGTGTGTCGCCCAGTCTCTACGACGCGGCCCGAATCGACGGCGCGGGTTCCTGGGCTTGCTTCCGCCACGTGACGCTGCCGATGATCAGCCCGGTGCTCTTCTTCAATTTCGTGATGGGGGTCATCGGCACCTTCCAGGTGTTCACCCAGGGCTATCTTCTTACCGACGGGCGTCCCAACAATTCCACGCTCTTCTACGTGCTCTACCTGTACCGGAGCGGCTTTGAGTACCTGAAGATGGGCTACGCTTCCGCCATGGCCTGGGTGCTGTTTGTGATCATCCTGGCGGTGACGCTTCTGATCTTGCGTTCCTCGTCCCTCTGGGTCTATTACGAGGTGCAACGGTGA
- a CDS encoding sugar ABC transporter substrate-binding protein — MRIFFRSLAWLLAGAVCVWAFFLYEPEQPPPGKTVVTFATWGGVAEKKAWLELIADFERKNPDIQIKLQLIPMKYTEKILALLAANIAPDVFTVNIADMVPKGVLLPIDDFLRADSSFHPEDFLPGTLELGKWQGRTYSITSALGPLVLFYNKRHFEEAGLPTPNELHARGEWNWGTFLRCCKALTVRDQDGHVVRWAYRSYAEWILWLYVSLNGGQPFSPDFRHANLTDPRTVEALQRAADLALVHKVSPELSPEEMTGMSPVWQDFKRGRVSMMHSGPWIVARLRGMQDPYDVAPPPAEPGGRSTANVSLATGIWSKCPHPKAAYRWLSYLWSRDARIIWSRLGFDIPALKELAERKELWIDPAIAPEHFDVFYQVAEEILKAPPSIMPLIPTEANMLIVRDVWQSIRLGRMSAAEALAAFQPRVQAILDETFGTH; from the coding sequence GTGCGAATCTTCTTTCGTTCCCTCGCGTGGCTGCTCGCCGGCGCTGTCTGCGTATGGGCCTTCTTCCTGTATGAGCCAGAGCAACCCCCTCCCGGGAAAACTGTGGTGACCTTTGCCACCTGGGGTGGGGTAGCGGAGAAGAAGGCATGGCTGGAGCTAATCGCCGACTTCGAGCGGAAAAATCCGGATATCCAGATCAAGCTCCAGCTCATCCCCATGAAGTACACAGAAAAGATCCTCGCCCTCCTCGCCGCCAACATCGCCCCTGACGTTTTCACCGTGAACATCGCCGACATGGTCCCGAAGGGAGTGCTCCTGCCGATCGATGATTTCCTACGCGCGGATTCCTCCTTCCATCCGGAGGATTTCCTGCCCGGGACTCTGGAGCTGGGCAAGTGGCAGGGCAGGACCTACAGCATCACCTCCGCCCTCGGTCCCCTGGTCCTGTTCTACAACAAGCGGCACTTCGAGGAGGCAGGGCTACCCACACCGAATGAGCTCCACGCCCGCGGGGAATGGAACTGGGGGACATTCCTCCGCTGCTGTAAGGCGCTGACGGTGCGAGACCAGGACGGTCACGTCGTCCGCTGGGCCTATCGCAGCTACGCCGAGTGGATCCTCTGGCTGTACGTGTCTCTGAACGGGGGGCAGCCGTTCAGTCCCGATTTTCGGCACGCCAACCTCACCGATCCCCGGACCGTCGAGGCCTTGCAGCGGGCCGCGGATCTGGCCCTGGTGCACAAGGTGAGCCCGGAGCTCTCGCCGGAGGAGATGACCGGCATGAGCCCGGTCTGGCAGGACTTCAAGCGGGGACGGGTCTCAATGATGCATTCCGGACCCTGGATCGTGGCGCGCCTACGAGGGATGCAGGATCCGTACGACGTGGCCCCCCCGCCCGCCGAGCCCGGGGGGCGAAGCACGGCCAATGTGAGCCTGGCCACCGGGATCTGGTCCAAGTGTCCACACCCCAAGGCTGCCTATCGCTGGCTCAGTTATCTCTGGAGCCGGGATGCTCGCATCATCTGGTCCCGCCTGGGCTTTGACATTCCTGCCCTCAAAGAGCTTGCGGAAAGGAAGGAACTCTGGATCGATCCCGCCATCGCCCCCGAGCACTTCGATGTCTTCTACCAGGTGGCAGAGGAGATCCTTAAAGCGCCGCCCTCCATCATGCCTCTCATCCCGACCGAGGCCAATATGCTGATAGTCCGGGACGTCTGGCAGTCCATTCGGTTGGGGCGGATGTCGGCGGCCGAAGCGCTTGCGGCATTCCAGCCGCGGGTGCAGGCGATTCTCGACGAGACCTTCGGGACGCACTGA
- a CDS encoding SDR family oxidoreductase, with protein MDLGLEGKVALVAAASKGLGRAAAEALAREGCNVAICSRDAARVKEAADAIRSRTGRDVLPVVADLTRTEDVERFVQAAVSRFGRLHIVVSNAGGPPAGTFDDLTEEQWQQAIPQTLLSAVRLVRFSLPHLRASGWGRIIFLTSMTVKQPIDNLVTSNVLRPAVVGLAKSLALQLAPENITVNAIAQGYFLTERLQELAQENARRENVGAEAIYRRWEENIPAKRLGRPEELGDLVAFLASERAGYITGTTISIDGGFVRSLL; from the coding sequence GTGGATCTCGGGCTGGAAGGGAAGGTGGCCCTGGTGGCTGCGGCCAGCAAGGGACTGGGCCGAGCAGCGGCTGAGGCTCTGGCGCGCGAGGGTTGCAACGTGGCGATCTGCTCACGCGACGCGGCCCGCGTCAAGGAGGCAGCCGATGCGATCCGCAGCCGGACCGGACGCGACGTGCTTCCCGTCGTGGCCGACTTGACCCGCACGGAGGATGTCGAGCGTTTCGTCCAGGCGGCCGTTTCGCGCTTCGGCAGGTTACACATTGTTGTCTCGAATGCCGGCGGACCTCCTGCGGGCACGTTCGACGACCTCACAGAAGAACAGTGGCAACAGGCGATTCCCCAGACCCTTCTCAGCGCCGTTCGGCTTGTGCGCTTTTCCCTCCCGCACCTGAGGGCCTCCGGTTGGGGACGGATTATCTTCCTCACGTCGATGACCGTCAAGCAGCCCATCGACAATCTCGTCACATCCAATGTGCTGCGCCCCGCGGTCGTGGGGCTGGCCAAATCCCTGGCCCTCCAGCTGGCCCCGGAGAACATTACGGTGAACGCCATCGCGCAGGGCTACTTCCTGACCGAGCGCCTCCAGGAGCTGGCCCAGGAGAACGCACGGCGCGAGAACGTAGGAGCAGAGGCGATCTACAGACGCTGGGAGGAAAACATTCCCGCCAAGAGACTTGGCAGACCGGAAGAGCTGGGGGATCTGGTCGCTTTTCTCGCTTCGGAGCGGGCTGGCTACATTACCGGCACCACGATCTCAATTGACGGCGGGTTCGTGCGGAGCTTGTTGTGA